In Desulfomonile tiedjei DSM 6799, a genomic segment contains:
- a CDS encoding S1C family serine protease, giving the protein MTIRFFLVVAMGILVAAGPCFGDRNNAIETKVLRVFTAKKASYYHKPWKSPDFNELRSSGFFFKDDRSFPHQKGLILTNAHAVSMAQSIRVSNGREKRRYNVRILGVCDTADFAVLQMEPAELEIYERINGKVEPLELGDSDKLRVGDKVLGWGYPLGGEGISKSDQGEISRIEVKAYAHSRDMWLMVQASLQQNRGNSGGPVLKEDKVIGVSFQGMRDSDRINFFIPINLVKHLFPSLQNPGLICTWQLSVQHMFPRLKEYYHLDHDQGGVLVAHIIPGGGPFEFGLRENDILTHIDDNEIDNFGEVYCPDLEQRVLFIEVLNRKRVGDPLVVKVIRDGKTLIIKGVLTRGLPRLVPKLFTGANYFIFGGVGFVDLTLNCIENLGKSGDTFRAKYLDEYPEHPYQKVVIISEIFPEYGLTDSSEYLKRVEKVDGKEVLNVEDLYNYLQSAKKSGKKKALIQIDRNLQIPLDLDNAETLDREIQNKYGILYMKTPDGFSR; this is encoded by the coding sequence ATGACAATTCGCTTCTTCCTGGTCGTCGCGATGGGGATTCTGGTTGCGGCAGGTCCCTGCTTCGGCGACCGGAACAATGCAATAGAAACCAAAGTATTGCGGGTGTTCACCGCAAAAAAGGCTTCATACTATCACAAACCCTGGAAGAGTCCCGATTTCAACGAACTACGGAGTAGTGGGTTCTTCTTTAAGGACGATCGCAGTTTTCCCCACCAGAAAGGGCTGATTCTGACCAATGCCCATGCCGTGTCTATGGCTCAAAGCATAAGAGTGTCAAACGGCCGTGAAAAACGACGATACAATGTACGAATTCTCGGGGTGTGCGATACTGCGGATTTTGCAGTGCTCCAGATGGAACCCGCAGAACTGGAGATATACGAAAGAATAAACGGTAAGGTTGAACCCCTCGAGCTTGGTGACAGCGATAAATTGAGAGTAGGCGACAAGGTGCTGGGATGGGGTTATCCCCTGGGAGGAGAAGGCATCAGCAAGTCGGATCAGGGGGAAATAAGCCGTATAGAAGTAAAAGCCTATGCGCATTCCCGGGATATGTGGCTCATGGTGCAGGCTTCTCTCCAACAGAATCGCGGGAACTCCGGTGGACCGGTCCTCAAAGAAGACAAAGTGATCGGAGTGTCTTTTCAGGGGATGCGTGACAGCGATCGCATTAATTTCTTCATTCCGATCAATCTTGTTAAGCATCTCTTTCCAAGCCTGCAGAATCCCGGTCTCATATGCACCTGGCAGTTGTCCGTACAGCACATGTTTCCTCGTCTCAAGGAGTACTACCACCTCGATCATGATCAGGGCGGTGTTCTCGTTGCACACATAATTCCCGGAGGGGGGCCGTTTGAATTCGGTCTCAGAGAGAATGACATACTGACGCATATTGACGATAACGAGATCGACAATTTCGGCGAAGTATATTGCCCGGACCTGGAGCAGAGAGTCTTGTTTATCGAGGTCTTGAATCGCAAGAGAGTTGGCGACCCCCTTGTAGTCAAAGTGATCCGTGACGGGAAGACCCTCATAATAAAAGGAGTGTTGACGAGAGGCTTGCCGAGACTTGTCCCGAAACTCTTTACCGGAGCGAATTATTTCATCTTCGGTGGAGTGGGATTTGTCGACCTCACCTTGAACTGTATCGAGAACCTCGGCAAATCGGGTGACACATTCAGGGCAAAATACCTGGATGAATACCCGGAGCATCCTTACCAAAAAGTTGTAATTATCTCGGAGATATTTCCCGAATATGGCCTGACTGACAGTTCAGAATACCTGAAGAGGGTGGAAAAAGTAGATGGTAAGGAAGTATTGAATGTGGAAGATCTCTATAATTACCTACAATCGGCAAAAAAGAGTGGAAAAAAGAAAGCATTGATCCAGATAGATCGAAATCTGCAGATCCCTCTCGATTTGGACAATGCAGAAACTCTTGACCGGGAGATTCAGAATAAATATGGAATTTTGTACATGAAGACTCCTGATGGATTCAGCCGTTAA
- the amrB gene encoding AmmeMemoRadiSam system protein B: MYSPDSKPKLRNVEPIQVSTQNGPTVGLRDPLQMTGGILCFRPETLQVLALMDGRHSLRDIQEEVTRRTGLIAFLDDIIGLVKSLDEAYLLDSERFRTAFRERVERYRQLSVRPCSHAGASYEADPESLHRQLSSFFSGDGGPGSIQSGTDPRRPLGLIAPHIDVRSGGKCFASAYHALAAGQPSDIYVIFGTGHSGVEGIFTATNLDFETPLGVVRTDREFLGHLTDRLGHDPAAEEILHATEHVIEFQVIFLQHIFAARHPFTIVPILCSLSPEMLHETGPFQDRKRKFDAFCSAVRSACQRIGKSVCFIASADLDHIGPRYGDGFIPHKGTVNQTLENDRRMLGYLEALDLPGFVRHVSSDQETTRICGFSPIAAMFHCMDATEGRLLALDYAQVDDKNSFVSFASMIFH; encoded by the coding sequence TTGTACAGTCCAGATAGCAAGCCGAAGTTGCGCAATGTGGAGCCCATTCAGGTCTCCACGCAAAACGGCCCTACTGTGGGGTTACGCGATCCCCTTCAGATGACCGGGGGTATTCTGTGTTTCCGACCGGAGACACTTCAGGTGCTCGCTTTGATGGACGGCCGGCATTCCTTGAGAGATATTCAAGAGGAAGTTACCCGCCGAACCGGTCTCATTGCGTTTCTGGATGATATTATCGGGCTTGTGAAAAGCCTCGATGAAGCATACTTGCTGGACAGCGAGCGGTTTCGGACGGCTTTTCGGGAACGTGTGGAACGATACCGGCAGTTATCTGTAAGACCATGCTCTCATGCGGGGGCGAGCTATGAAGCAGATCCGGAAAGTCTCCATCGTCAACTGAGTTCTTTCTTCTCGGGAGACGGAGGTCCTGGATCAATCCAAAGCGGTACCGATCCGCGGCGCCCGCTCGGGCTGATTGCGCCACATATCGATGTGCGCTCGGGCGGAAAGTGCTTTGCCAGCGCGTATCATGCACTTGCCGCTGGGCAACCATCCGATATTTATGTAATTTTCGGGACGGGCCACTCGGGGGTGGAAGGGATTTTTACTGCGACGAATCTCGATTTTGAGACTCCTCTCGGTGTGGTCCGAACCGATCGTGAATTTCTGGGGCATCTGACCGACCGGCTCGGACACGATCCTGCTGCCGAAGAAATCCTTCATGCAACAGAACATGTGATAGAATTTCAAGTCATCTTTCTGCAGCATATTTTTGCCGCTCGGCATCCATTTACCATTGTGCCCATTCTCTGCTCGCTTTCTCCCGAGATGCTTCATGAGACCGGCCCCTTTCAGGATCGGAAAAGAAAATTCGATGCATTTTGCAGTGCTGTAAGGAGTGCATGTCAGCGCATCGGTAAATCTGTTTGCTTTATCGCGAGTGCCGATCTGGACCACATCGGCCCTCGTTATGGAGACGGCTTTATCCCGCATAAAGGAACCGTAAACCAGACCCTGGAAAATGACAGGCGTATGCTCGGATATCTTGAGGCTCTGGATCTCCCCGGATTCGTACGGCATGTTTCTTCAGATCAGGAAACAACGAGAATCTGCGGCTTCTCTCCTATTGCTGCCATGTTTCATTGCATGGACGCGACAGAAGGACGTCTTCTCGCACTTGACTATGCACAGGTGGACGACAAGAACTCCTTTGTCAGTTTTGCTTCCATGATCTTCCATTGA
- the rpoD gene encoding RNA polymerase sigma factor RpoD → MVDSKTKTEFKELFDLAKSKKYLTYDEINEHMPSSVVGPAQIDELLVKMMTDFNVEFVASEKKIPVLEKKVRKLDEDKAEEDEEEDLAADPESVVRGNDPVKMYLHEMGCVSLLTREGEVEIAKRIEHGEQQVFSVIIGCPVTIKEVLTLGDKLQKGTIRLKEVIRGFEEEEMPDGDDSTHVERVLKLINEMKDFDAKYHSLEAKRSEETDPENKKQLEQEMKSCREQIVVCLKNVNLNTNMIDHIAGKLKFLVKKLETAQDELRAVCYELRVPPEKIEEHFAFLKQMIEERKPLKKVTNLSPQKVFDLEKKYENSVRRIQKLRAEAAMDEENLKAALMSCEEGEYLARKAKSELVQANLRLVVSIAKKYTNRGLQFLDLIQEGNIGLMKAVDKFEYQRGYKFSTYATWWIRQAITRAIADQARTIRIPVHMIETINKLIRTSRYLVQEYGREPTPEEIAEKMEFPLEKVRKVLKIAKEPISLETPIGEEEDSHLGDFIEDKKILSPSDAVVGMSLTEQTRKVLATLTPREEKVLRMRFGIGERADHTLEEVGQDFDVTRERIRQIEAKALKKLRHPSRSKRLRPFIEG, encoded by the coding sequence ATGGTCGATTCAAAGACTAAAACTGAATTCAAAGAGCTGTTCGATCTGGCAAAGAGTAAAAAATACCTCACCTATGATGAGATCAACGAGCATATGCCGTCATCGGTTGTAGGGCCTGCCCAGATTGATGAACTGCTCGTCAAGATGATGACCGATTTCAACGTTGAGTTCGTCGCGTCTGAAAAGAAGATCCCGGTGCTCGAGAAAAAGGTCAGGAAACTGGACGAGGACAAAGCGGAAGAAGACGAGGAAGAGGATCTCGCTGCGGACCCGGAATCGGTTGTGCGGGGAAATGATCCTGTAAAAATGTACCTTCACGAAATGGGCTGTGTTTCCCTGCTCACTCGTGAAGGCGAGGTTGAAATTGCCAAGCGGATCGAGCATGGCGAGCAACAGGTGTTCAGCGTCATCATTGGATGTCCGGTGACGATCAAAGAAGTTTTGACTCTTGGGGACAAGCTTCAGAAAGGAACAATCCGGCTCAAAGAGGTCATTCGCGGCTTCGAAGAAGAAGAAATGCCCGACGGAGACGATTCTACACATGTCGAACGGGTGCTCAAGCTCATTAATGAGATGAAAGACTTTGATGCTAAATACCATAGCCTGGAAGCAAAGAGGAGCGAAGAGACCGACCCTGAAAACAAAAAACAGCTTGAACAGGAAATGAAATCCTGCCGGGAACAGATTGTCGTTTGCCTGAAGAATGTGAATCTGAACACCAATATGATTGACCATATCGCCGGCAAGCTCAAATTCCTGGTCAAGAAATTGGAAACTGCACAGGACGAACTAAGAGCCGTCTGCTATGAATTGAGGGTTCCTCCCGAAAAAATAGAAGAACACTTTGCATTTCTCAAGCAGATGATCGAAGAGAGAAAACCGCTCAAAAAGGTCACGAATCTCTCTCCGCAAAAAGTTTTCGATCTGGAGAAAAAATACGAAAACAGCGTACGCCGGATCCAGAAACTCCGAGCCGAAGCCGCAATGGACGAGGAAAATCTGAAAGCGGCTCTCATGTCGTGCGAAGAAGGAGAGTACCTCGCCCGCAAAGCGAAAAGCGAACTGGTTCAAGCCAACCTGAGGCTGGTTGTAAGCATAGCCAAGAAGTACACGAATCGCGGATTGCAGTTTCTGGATTTGATCCAGGAAGGCAATATCGGCCTTATGAAGGCAGTGGACAAGTTCGAGTACCAGCGTGGCTATAAATTCAGCACATACGCAACCTGGTGGATTCGTCAGGCCATCACGCGAGCTATCGCCGATCAGGCCAGGACCATACGTATTCCCGTCCACATGATCGAAACGATAAACAAACTGATCCGCACATCCAGATATCTGGTTCAGGAATACGGCCGTGAACCGACTCCCGAAGAAATTGCGGAAAAAATGGAATTTCCCCTGGAAAAAGTGAGAAAGGTTCTGAAAATAGCCAAGGAACCCATCTCATTGGAAACACCGATTGGTGAGGAAGAGGACTCCCATCTGGGCGATTTCATTGAAGACAAAAAGATCCTTTCTCCTTCCGATGCGGTGGTGGGAATGAGCCTTACGGAACAAACCCGAAAGGTTCTCGCAACGCTCACACCTCGAGAAGAAAAAGTACTTCGCATGCGATTCGGAATCGGAGAAAGAGCCGACCACACCCTGGAAGAGGTCGGTCAGGATTTTGATGTTACTCGCGAGCGTATTCGTCAAATTGAGGCAAAGGCCCTCAAGAAATTGCGACATCCTTCGCGGAGCAAGCGACTGAGACCATTTATAGAAGGGTAG
- the dnaG gene encoding DNA primase yields MRIPESKIAEVAAAADIVQVISEYVNLKKAGKDYRGVCPFHGDKDPSFYVSPQKGIFHCFGCSTGGSVFNFIMRAENTTFTEAVRMLAERYGVPFQYEERRRGSGSPDQKNTIEKALAVAQEYFEKGLRTSTQAREYLEHRGIPAEWISHLGLGFAPDSWDGLQHELRSAGISGKDGIAAGLSKPRATGGFYDYFRSRIMIPIRDLNGRMIAYGGRILGPGDPKYLNSPESPVFRKKNVLFGLDAAKEAIRREGLLILVEGYFDQISLRIRGLENVAAPLGTALGTEQIRLLKRFTSEVIALFDGDEAGLRAVKRAIPLFLSEGIEPRCLILTDDKDPDEAVNRIGIDAFRKLLDQATSAVDMFLDGLESKYDLKTIQGRNLALEESLPVLRQIADSKEADYLIERFASRIRIREDRIRRILWNGRKARKQESVVASSPMRKLFDFPADERNVVRGMLLRDGFIERVLESGILKELSDPVLRDLAEKMVKFKGLAGTFDRASFSQSLEDSDCASIVAGWLRPKPEEDDLRPEVDGDLAIDQSIDSIRLRKLELRKEEIKERMKNCPPGEEEYNILAQELWTLARRLRK; encoded by the coding sequence ATGCGTATTCCGGAATCGAAAATTGCTGAAGTTGCTGCTGCTGCGGATATTGTACAAGTAATTTCGGAATATGTGAATCTCAAGAAAGCGGGAAAGGATTATCGAGGAGTCTGTCCGTTTCACGGTGACAAAGATCCATCCTTCTACGTGTCTCCACAAAAAGGAATTTTTCATTGTTTCGGCTGCTCGACAGGAGGAAGCGTATTCAATTTTATTATGCGGGCTGAGAACACCACGTTTACGGAAGCCGTTCGCATGCTCGCAGAACGATATGGAGTCCCTTTCCAGTATGAGGAACGGCGTCGCGGAAGCGGATCCCCCGATCAGAAAAATACCATCGAGAAAGCTCTCGCCGTAGCGCAGGAATATTTTGAAAAAGGCCTGAGGACCAGCACACAAGCCAGAGAATATCTTGAGCACAGAGGTATCCCTGCTGAATGGATTTCACACCTCGGACTCGGTTTTGCCCCTGATTCCTGGGACGGTCTCCAGCATGAGCTGCGTTCGGCTGGAATAAGCGGAAAAGACGGAATCGCTGCAGGATTATCGAAACCCCGAGCAACAGGCGGTTTTTACGATTACTTCCGTTCGAGAATCATGATTCCCATCAGGGATCTGAACGGCCGTATGATCGCTTACGGAGGCCGCATTCTTGGTCCCGGAGACCCCAAATACCTGAATTCTCCGGAGTCGCCGGTCTTCAGGAAAAAGAACGTTCTGTTCGGCTTGGATGCTGCAAAAGAGGCCATCCGAAGAGAAGGCCTGTTGATCCTGGTAGAAGGATATTTCGACCAGATTTCTTTGCGAATCCGGGGTCTGGAAAACGTTGCGGCTCCTCTGGGAACAGCTTTGGGAACAGAACAAATTCGGCTTCTCAAGCGTTTTACAAGCGAAGTAATCGCGCTTTTCGATGGTGATGAAGCGGGGCTTCGTGCGGTAAAGCGCGCCATTCCACTTTTTCTTTCCGAAGGAATCGAACCGCGGTGTCTCATTTTGACGGACGACAAAGATCCGGACGAAGCGGTGAACAGGATCGGCATCGATGCTTTTCGGAAATTACTGGATCAGGCAACGTCGGCAGTGGACATGTTTCTCGACGGATTGGAAAGCAAATACGATCTCAAGACAATCCAGGGACGAAATTTGGCGCTCGAAGAATCATTACCTGTGCTCCGACAGATTGCCGATTCAAAAGAGGCGGATTATCTTATTGAGAGATTCGCTTCTCGTATACGTATACGCGAAGATCGTATCCGGAGGATACTCTGGAATGGACGGAAGGCGCGCAAACAGGAATCAGTTGTCGCTTCCAGTCCTATGCGGAAACTTTTCGACTTTCCCGCTGACGAAAGAAACGTGGTTAGAGGGATGTTGTTGCGTGACGGCTTCATCGAGCGAGTTCTTGAGAGTGGGATTCTTAAAGAACTGAGCGATCCGGTTTTGAGAGACTTGGCAGAAAAAATGGTGAAGTTCAAGGGGCTGGCGGGGACTTTCGATCGCGCCTCTTTTTCGCAATCGCTGGAGGATTCGGATTGTGCTTCCATAGTAGCAGGTTGGCTGAGACCGAAACCGGAAGAGGACGATCTTCGGCCGGAAGTGGATGGGGATTTGGCGATTGATCAGTCTATCGACAGTATCCGCCTGAGGAAGTTGGAGTTACGCAAAGAAGAAATAAAAGAGAGGATGAAGAACTGTCCGCCAGGCGAAGAAGAGTACAACATTCTGGCACAAGAATTGTGGACGTTGGCTCGAAGACTTCGCAAGTAG
- a CDS encoding endonuclease MutS2 — MYDDSLHDVISESTAALEIPGVLEEVAAYAMSTPGKNEVLSAEPQEDLETVRFYLDFVSELKELISIDGEFHFPGLIPMDRLLVRLDDPSVILDSEEILAISDLLYTIDITLRRLRSLEDRYPLLRDHAEKIVPLNEIRGRILKVLDEQGQVRPDASPGLQEIRNRTRSVRDRIRKRLERTVQDQELSRIVQEDYITLRNDRYVILLRPEFKGLLEGIVHDHSRSGASVYVEPLHVVEFNNQVASLLDEERVEIRRIFQELTGHIRSAREEILQDLAALVWLDAFQARARYAAATKSIPPILVNEGFSILGARHPLLLASLESEVVPMDVVQAPETLATVISGANMGGKTVALKIAGLFPLMVRCGIMVPAREGTRITPFMRIMADIGEEQDIRGRVSSFSGHVLKIKSIFDHVRPGDLVLLDELGGATDPDEGSALAMAILDELIARGARTVVTTHLTHLKAYALSRTDVKNVSVEFHSVTLKPTYKLLYDLPGESHAVVTAERLGLPDRIITAARNYLDRSAGGSSQLLESLRIKLSEIETLRDSLERKGTALQAELDDVRSRREDLIEGLRREAVELMRKAEKEITDLQISLKSGKLKSGREPRQALYNIRQDLQEKLGTPLNREVAPPDVGSRVKIKSLGREGIVKNILDNGRVDVTFGRVTVRADTEDLIVLDSGSGKKSSSKMERIGVDIPFANPQWEVNVIGHRTDDAIPLVDKALNEAVLSGLPSLVIIHGRGTGRLKAAIREYLAQHALVKDFQPGDPQSGGEGVTVVTPISE; from the coding sequence ATGTACGATGACTCACTACATGATGTAATCTCCGAAAGCACCGCCGCTCTGGAAATCCCCGGAGTTCTGGAGGAAGTGGCTGCGTACGCCATGAGTACGCCCGGAAAAAATGAAGTTTTGTCGGCAGAACCACAGGAGGATCTGGAGACTGTACGCTTCTATCTGGATTTTGTTTCCGAACTCAAAGAGTTGATCTCGATTGACGGAGAGTTCCATTTTCCGGGACTGATTCCCATGGACCGCCTTCTGGTCCGGCTGGACGATCCGTCAGTCATTCTGGATTCCGAAGAGATATTGGCAATTTCCGATCTCTTATACACGATTGATATAACACTGCGAAGGCTCAGATCGCTGGAAGACAGATATCCTCTCCTTCGGGATCATGCGGAAAAAATTGTTCCCTTAAACGAAATCAGAGGACGCATACTCAAGGTCCTGGATGAACAGGGACAGGTGCGACCTGATGCAAGTCCCGGTTTGCAGGAAATACGTAATCGTACGAGGTCCGTTCGGGACAGGATTCGTAAACGCCTGGAAAGAACGGTTCAAGATCAGGAGCTGTCCCGCATTGTTCAGGAAGACTATATAACGCTCCGTAACGATCGGTACGTGATACTTCTGCGTCCCGAATTCAAAGGACTCCTGGAAGGCATTGTACATGACCACTCCCGAAGCGGCGCATCAGTCTATGTTGAACCGCTCCATGTTGTGGAATTCAACAATCAGGTCGCATCGCTCCTTGACGAAGAGCGGGTTGAAATCAGACGCATTTTCCAGGAACTGACCGGCCACATACGATCCGCGAGAGAAGAAATCCTTCAGGATTTGGCAGCACTGGTGTGGCTGGATGCTTTTCAGGCCCGTGCACGGTATGCGGCTGCAACGAAATCGATCCCGCCTATTCTCGTCAACGAGGGGTTTAGCATTCTGGGTGCACGACATCCATTGCTTTTGGCTTCACTGGAATCCGAGGTGGTGCCCATGGATGTTGTGCAGGCTCCGGAAACACTTGCAACGGTTATCAGTGGCGCAAATATGGGCGGCAAGACTGTTGCGCTCAAAATAGCGGGACTTTTTCCGCTCATGGTGAGATGCGGCATAATGGTGCCCGCACGAGAAGGTACCCGCATAACGCCGTTCATGCGAATAATGGCGGATATCGGAGAAGAGCAGGATATCCGGGGAAGAGTGTCTTCCTTCTCGGGTCACGTTCTGAAAATCAAGAGTATTTTCGATCATGTGCGGCCTGGGGATCTCGTTTTGTTGGACGAACTTGGAGGCGCAACGGATCCCGACGAAGGATCTGCTCTTGCCATGGCAATCCTGGATGAGCTCATTGCCAGAGGCGCTCGAACAGTGGTCACAACCCACCTTACGCATTTGAAGGCCTATGCCCTTTCAAGAACGGACGTGAAGAACGTCAGCGTCGAGTTTCATTCTGTCACGCTTAAGCCGACGTACAAGCTATTGTACGATCTGCCAGGTGAATCTCACGCCGTTGTTACTGCGGAACGCTTGGGATTGCCCGACAGGATCATCACAGCGGCACGTAATTATCTCGATAGATCTGCAGGCGGAAGCTCTCAGCTCCTGGAAAGTCTGCGGATTAAGCTTTCAGAAATCGAAACGCTCAGAGACTCTCTCGAAAGAAAGGGCACAGCGCTGCAGGCTGAACTGGACGATGTGCGATCTCGTAGGGAAGACCTCATCGAGGGACTCCGTAGAGAAGCGGTCGAGTTGATGCGAAAGGCAGAAAAGGAAATCACCGACCTTCAGATTTCTTTGAAATCGGGCAAGCTCAAGAGTGGCCGGGAACCACGTCAAGCTCTGTACAATATCAGACAGGATCTTCAGGAAAAATTGGGCACCCCGTTGAACAGGGAGGTTGCTCCCCCCGATGTCGGCTCTCGCGTCAAAATAAAATCCCTCGGCCGGGAAGGTATAGTAAAGAATATCCTGGACAATGGCCGGGTGGATGTAACGTTCGGACGTGTCACGGTGCGAGCGGATACAGAAGACCTGATAGTGCTGGATTCCGGCTCAGGAAAAAAAAGTTCTTCAAAAATGGAGCGGATTGGGGTAGATATCCCATTTGCCAACCCTCAGTGGGAGGTGAATGTAATCGGTCATCGGACGGACGATGCCATTCCGCTCGTTGACAAAGCACTGAATGAGGCTGTCCTATCAGGGCTGCCGTCTTTGGTCATTATTCACGGTAGAGGAACAGGCAGACTAAAAGCAGCTATTCGTGAGTACCTCGCTCAACACGCCCTCGTGAAAGATTTTCAGCCCGGCGACCCGCAATCGGGAGGCGAAGGCGTTACGGTAGTCACTCCCATTTCCGAGTGA
- the hisF gene encoding imidazole glycerol phosphate synthase subunit HisF yields MLAKRIIPCLDVKDGRVVKGVNFVNLRDAGDPVDNARFYDEEGADELVFLDITASHQKRKIILDVVARTAEEVFMPLTVGGGIRTTADIRELLNAGADKVSLNTAAVQNPEILRESALKFGSQCIVAAVDAKKTGRTPSGFEISIHGGRTMTGIDCLEWVRKVEELGAGEILLTSMDADGTKDGYDIPMTRAVADIVGIPVIASGGAGTAEHLRDAIVQGNADAVLAASIFHYREIPIKELKKYLQSEGIPVRL; encoded by the coding sequence ATGCTGGCAAAAAGGATTATTCCGTGTTTGGACGTGAAAGACGGCAGGGTCGTCAAAGGGGTTAATTTCGTGAATCTACGAGATGCCGGAGACCCTGTTGACAATGCCCGTTTCTATGATGAAGAGGGCGCGGATGAACTGGTATTTCTCGATATAACAGCGTCTCATCAGAAACGAAAGATCATTCTCGACGTGGTGGCGCGCACGGCCGAAGAAGTTTTTATGCCTCTCACCGTTGGAGGCGGCATAAGGACCACCGCAGATATCCGAGAATTACTCAATGCCGGCGCAGACAAAGTATCTCTCAATACAGCGGCGGTCCAGAATCCCGAGATACTCAGGGAATCTGCCCTCAAGTTCGGAAGCCAATGCATCGTCGCTGCGGTTGACGCAAAGAAAACCGGAAGAACTCCCTCAGGCTTTGAGATTTCGATTCATGGCGGTCGCACCATGACGGGAATCGATTGCCTCGAATGGGTTCGGAAGGTGGAAGAACTCGGTGCAGGTGAAATTCTCCTGACCAGCATGGATGCAGACGGTACGAAGGATGGGTACGATATTCCCATGACCCGCGCAGTTGCAGATATCGTAGGAATACCGGTAATAGCTTCCGGCGGAGCGGGAACTGCCGAGCACTTGCGGGACGCTATTGTTCAGGGTAATGCAGATGCGGTCCTCGCTGCTTCGATCTTTCATTATCGTGAAATACCTATTAAGGAACTGAAAAAATATCTTCAATCTGAAGGAATTCCGGTTCGACTTTGA
- the hisA gene encoding 1-(5-phosphoribosyl)-5-[(5-phosphoribosylamino)methylideneamino]imidazole-4-carboxamide isomerase, which translates to MIIIPAIDLKEGKCVRLRQGRMDSSTVFHDDPAAQARLWEDSGASRIHVVDLDGSVGGVPVNLNRVQEIVEAVKVPVQVGGGIRNADTIRLYLDSGVATVILGTVAAKEPERALSLMEQFPGRISIGIDAKSGVVAVQGWTESAGVSANMLAARLEPANPVAFIYTDIDRDGMMRGPNIEATRTFAAGTAIPVILSGGVTTVSDIEATLPLEKEGVIGIIIGRALYEGTIDLKAAVRLVQA; encoded by the coding sequence ATGATTATTATTCCCGCTATAGATCTTAAAGAAGGTAAGTGCGTAAGGCTGCGGCAAGGCAGAATGGATTCCTCAACGGTGTTTCATGACGATCCCGCAGCGCAAGCGCGTTTGTGGGAGGATTCCGGAGCGTCAAGAATTCACGTAGTAGATCTTGATGGCTCTGTGGGCGGAGTTCCTGTCAATTTGAACCGCGTGCAGGAAATCGTTGAAGCCGTTAAGGTTCCGGTACAGGTAGGAGGCGGGATTCGGAATGCCGACACAATTCGGCTGTACCTGGACTCGGGAGTTGCCACAGTGATTCTCGGTACCGTTGCCGCAAAGGAACCCGAACGCGCTCTTTCGCTTATGGAGCAGTTTCCCGGTAGGATCTCCATCGGAATTGACGCTAAGTCAGGCGTAGTTGCCGTTCAGGGATGGACCGAATCTGCCGGAGTTTCTGCGAACATGTTAGCTGCGCGGTTGGAACCGGCAAATCCTGTCGCTTTCATCTATACCGATATCGATCGGGACGGAATGATGCGCGGGCCCAATATTGAGGCAACTCGAACATTTGCAGCCGGGACGGCCATTCCCGTGATACTGTCCGGAGGCGTTACCACAGTCTCTGATATCGAAGCTACACTGCCTCTTGAAAAAGAAGGTGTGATAGGCATTATTATTGGAAGGGCCCTATACGAGGGAACGATAGATCTTAAAGCGGCCGTGAGGTTGGTACAAGCATAA
- a CDS encoding 3-oxoacyl-ACP reductase family protein: MRLAGRAAVVTGSSRGVGRNVALAFAREGADVLINYSSSEAPALEAVEEIKAMGRKSLAVKADVAVKSEVEAMMSAAKEHFGRLDILVNNAGFTRPSMLNKMSESDWDAVLNAHLKGPFLCIQAAFNYFKEQNYGKVINVSSVAGLVGTVGQVNYAAAKGGILSFTKSVAREFARYNVCANVISLGIVETDMTEKIRSDEKLKEIYMNRILLKRFGTSDDISPAFVFLASSESDYITGQVLCVDGGYGMI, from the coding sequence ATGAGACTGGCCGGTAGAGCGGCAGTAGTTACTGGAAGCAGTAGAGGAGTCGGGCGCAATGTCGCGCTGGCTTTTGCGCGCGAGGGCGCGGACGTTCTGATCAATTATAGTTCCAGCGAAGCACCTGCCCTGGAAGCGGTGGAAGAGATCAAAGCAATGGGAAGGAAATCGCTGGCCGTCAAGGCAGACGTTGCAGTCAAATCCGAAGTGGAAGCAATGATGTCGGCTGCTAAAGAACATTTCGGTCGGCTCGATATTCTGGTGAATAACGCAGGGTTCACCAGGCCTTCTATGCTGAACAAAATGTCTGAATCCGATTGGGATGCCGTGCTGAACGCGCACCTCAAAGGTCCTTTTCTTTGCATACAGGCTGCTTTCAACTATTTCAAAGAGCAGAATTACGGCAAAGTCATCAACGTCAGCTCCGTGGCAGGCCTTGTCGGCACGGTGGGGCAAGTGAACTACGCTGCCGCAAAAGGCGGAATACTGAGCTTTACGAAAAGTGTAGCCCGTGAATTTGCCCGGTACAATGTTTGTGCAAATGTAATTTCCTTGGGTATAGTGGAAACGGATATGACCGAAAAGATCCGTTCAGATGAGAAACTCAAAGAGATTTACATGAATCGCATACTTTTGAAGCGGTTCGGCACATCCGACGACATTAGCCCGGCTTTCGTATTTTTGGCATCATCCGAATCCGATTACATCACCGGCCAGGTGCTGTGTGTTGACGGTGGATACGGGATGATTTAG